The Scylla paramamosain isolate STU-SP2022 chromosome 32, ASM3559412v1, whole genome shotgun sequence sequence AATTTGTCAGTGTCCCTCCGAAGTACTTATATCTTTGGCCCACTTTGAGAGCACTTCTAGGAGCAAACTCGCAATTCTGAGAGCCCATTTATGAGTTAAGAGCAACTTTGCAAGTAATCTTTACTTTGAGAGTAACTCATAGCTTTCAAAGTATTTATTAATACGGGCTCTGGTTTGTGGCTCCTACCCACGCTGGTTTCCGCGGTAGCCGGCGAGATGTCCACAAAGAACGAGGGTAACAAGTTCCGATCCTCGCGGTGAGCGACAGACTGGAGCATTATTATCGGTGCTCAGTTGCAATCCACCAGGAATACTAAGATGTCGAGCTCATCGTCTGATGATGAGCTCTTGCTGCTTGATTTTGTTCATACAAAattcaagaggaaaagaagaccaGTACATGAAATAAATTTAAACTTAAAGAGAAGAGTTTGGAGAATATCGTCTTTTTAGTGATCTGACTTCCTGTTAGCGTGGTGCTTATTCCATTCATTCCACATTGGTTGTCTCTTGAATACTTTGGCTATCAGGGGCTCAACATCCATCTTGCTCTCCACTCAGTAGAGTCCATCCGCGTGGGTTGAGCTGGCAAGAATGATCCCTGCAAACAGGAAAGCGGGTTGAAGAAAGCTGCCGGCGCCGACACGCTCGAACTGCTTCCTCTGTGCACGCTTCCATTTGTTTACATGGTGTAATTCTTGGCGCGGGTCGGCTCCGGTTGCTCGTGCAGGCAAACCCGCCTTTTTCTGTGCACGCACCctggttagataaggttaggtttcTTTTGGTTCAGTTAGGTAAGGCAAGGTTAAGAAAgataaagtaaggtaaggttgataaaataaggttaggttaggttacattaggttacgttagaaaAGGTTAGGTAAAGGAAGGCAAGATTAAGTTTAGTTAGAAGAATAGGAATAAAATGTTACTTTCGGGCGATGGCACGGACGGGGGAAGCGAGTGTTACTCTTAGGTTCCCTTAGTGTGTGGAATAAAATTAACTAAAGACGCGTAAGACGAGataacgttaggttaggtaagaatTGGCTGGGAgaatggaaataatgaaaaaatcagTTCATAGCTCAGACAATCGTTGAGCCTCTTACATCTGGTCAGCCTGGGCGCGGTAGGTGGAGTTGATCCTGAAGGCCATGGCGACGGGGACATTGGTGTACACATCCTCGCGGGACATGTACAGGTGACACTGGCCGCTGGTGCTGTGGACACGCCGACACTTGTGAAGCAACACCACACACGAAGCTCCTGCCAGAACTCATGTCATGGGTCTCAGAGCAGCTCGTCCAATAGTTATACAAAAAGTGACTCAGatgaaacacacagacacacacacacacacacacacacacacgttatagtactcaaatacacacacagaggatgGAAAACACGCTCAGATGAAGAGAAAACACTTATGTAATGAAAGACACActcgaaggaagaaaaaaaagagccttaaataatgtaaaaaaaaaaaaataataataataacagaagagggaaaaaaacgttcaaataaagaaaaaaaaaacacttagacaatgaagaaaacacccagaaataaaaaaaaagcctcaaattataaaaaaaaaaaaaaaaaaaaaatgcctgtaTGATGAGAAACACACTCGAGACAATGGGAAAAGCACTCAAGTATTTGCTGCCCACCTGAAGTCCCACGACATGGCCTTTCTCATGGTGGTCCTGTCGCAGATGGCCGCGTACACCCCTGTGGCGATGTCCTCCCTCGCCGCGTAGCAGTCAGGGATGGTGCCTGAGATGCCCGTGAACACTTTCCTCCTCACACCGTCCTCCGCCTCCTGCAccacataagaacatgagaacataaagaaataaggaaagctgcaagaagccattagacCTACACGCGTCAGTCTCtttatgaaatatatctacctatttccacctatcatcaccatccataaatttaactaatcttcttttaaagcgcCCTAATGATTCAGCGCTAACATTTCATTAATTCCCTTTATCTTCCCCTGATCCTTTGGCTCTCAAGGTAATATAAATTTGaaagcttcagtctccttcCCTGTGGAATgtccctcatcccctgtatccttttagtcattgcCCTTTGTACTGATTCAAACAGTCCTATAtccctgtaatatggggaccagaactgctcagcatagtctagatgaggtgtGACCAgagccaaatataactttaatattactttgggaCTTCTGCTTTCAACATTCCAAAAACTTAATCCCTATACCCGATTTTGCCTTATATCTGGCCTCTcagcattgttttcttagacagATCAAAGCTAACAATAACTCTTAAATCTTTTTCGTTCTCAGAATTTACCAGTTCGTTCTTTATTATGTGCCTTCTGTGTggatttcttctttctacgCTAAATACTCTGCATTTGTTAATATCAAACTGCATTTGACATCTGTCACATAAGTATTAGCATTGCTACAGCGTCCCTTCTGGCTCCGTGCAGTGGTCCGGTTCAAGTTTAATTCTGAAAGACATCACAATCGCCTGGTTCAATTTTAAAAGCATAAGTTTGAGACATCACCGCCAGGGAAATTTGTGCTCACAGTGTCCTAGTGACTGCAATTTGATTTCATTCATTAGAGACAGGCAGaaatttcttttatgtaagagtggcaCTGGCCGAGGGAaacaaaatgttatgaaaaaaaaggcaaactgaaggtgccagtccctataCACTTAGAGTACAGTGAAAAATGGATCATACAAGATTTGAGAAGTTGCTTGAAATGACGTGTTTTGTTATTAGCAATGAAAGTGGTAAATGGGAATGTCTTCAAGATATTTGGTAAtcagtgttgtttgttttgtattcaagTCGTTCATGTTTCTGCGTCTTTCACAAAGATATGTCCCGACAGTTAGTGAATATTAGTCTTCAGTAATTTTATATTGCATTTTGATACACAGCGTACCTGCTTCTGAGTCACGCTAAGGCTGGGTGAGTTTGCTTGACAGTCTTTCATCCCTAGTTATCTTTAGTACTTCACCTTGTttatccatcacacacacacacacacacacacacacacacacagagagagagagagagagagagagagagagagagagagagagagagagagagagagagagagaggggataattTTTTACATCTAACCTTCCACATCCTCTGGTAAGCAAGTTTAGAATTCCTCAGCTTACGTGAGGTACCTATTCACTGCAAGCGGAGCAAAGTTTCACCGTTAAGTAAGACAAACCCCAGCAATTTCTCTGCACCAGGCTTATAATTCAAGCTCGAGGACCTCTGGATCGTAACTGCATTGCGCCGGGCACTACACCACAGACTCCTGAGACCTGATAAGCCCGACTGATTCATGGGGAAGTTATCCGCCACAGGTGTCCATTGAAGAAACAACTTCGTATTTCGCTGCTGTGTTATTAAGAACTGCAGTTTGTTCAGCGGTTTACTCTTGTTTACTCTGACAGAATAATTGCAAAGTGTCTCATTTATAAACGCTTTGTTTCTTAATACGGAATATTTTCAAATGTCACGAAGAGTACTATTGGGACTCTCACTGGTGTTGTTTCCTCTAATGTTGCTGAATCCTTGTTAGAATGTCAATAGAGTCATGGAAGTACCGTTGTGAGTAAGCCCCGATAACTTGTActaaagcctgttaaaagtaaagataaaacgCCGAAAATGTGGCTGAAGAATGTGGCTGAAGAATGTAGTCCCGGAGTCACCGTACATTACTTGCCACGCCGAGACACACGCACGTTGTCCCGCATCTACAATCATGTCCCAGCGCCACTTCACTTAGTACCTGATacgccacaacaacaaacacttgaGACTTTTTGCAGCAGCTTTGTTTCGTGTCTTTGTAATATTCCCCGTCCTTCACATTCTATCAGTCCTAATAGCATTATCTCTCACGTCCCAGTAACGCTTTAAACAGAGGAAATTGCTGTGCTGTGTTTAACTTGTTGACCAAATAAGCTGTGCACCTCTTCGTATTTATAATGTCCCATCCTCCATCACTTACTTGGAAGTACTGGAACATCATGGAGCCCGCCTCCAGCCTCCAGGGCAGGTCGTTTTGCGCCACCAGGTCTGCGAGGGAGTCAATGGGGATGGTGACCCGCGGCACGGTGAGCATGGCGGTGAGGATGCCGCTGTAGGAGGACATGAACACCAGGGACGCCAGCAGCCAGGTGGTGACCAGCACGCGGCCTGCGTCGTGGGGCGGCAACCACTCCgagcctgcaggaggaggaagagaggaggggaataaATGAGCATGATGTGTGCATGAAACACCGTCTGCTCCACCACAACACATTCTCTGCCCTCAGCACACGCGGCACACTTTCCCCACACCGTGAACACCCCGCTgagtgggcgtgggtgtggtgaCTCACCCTAAAAAGTGAACATCAGCTGGCTGTGGTGACACCTTCCTGAGTGAACATCCACTGGATTGTAGTGCCTCACCTTCCTGAGTGAAAGCCTTGAGGCCCCAGATGGCCGCCTTGGCCATGATGTTGCTGTTCCTTGTGTTGTACAGACTCGCCTCCGCCGTCGCCACCCGCGCCATCAcgaccaccatcgccaccagaCTCACCAGCGTCAGCAGCCACACCTgcggcgccgccaccaccaccaccattgttaaaaattataattatgaaATTTATTTCATAGATATACGTGTATTTAAGTTACCTTCCCGCTGTCATGTATCGTGATATTTTCCTTTTGAATTGCTGCCTTATGAGTTATGAAAATAGTAATTCCAGTAACTTAAAGGTGAAACAAACTGAAGAAACTTCGAGGAAATGAATAagttggaagagaaaaaaaaaacatggatggaagaaaacagaagagcaaaagtaaaagaaaaaaataagtaagagtataaacaaatatatgaacaaatgaataagtaaataatgaaaataataaaggggcAATGACAGTGATGAAAATGTAAACGTCACTACACAAAAGATACATGACAGGAAAAACGACGACGAAGAGTGGAGAAAGAACacagaacaaagaagagaggagaaggaggaaaaagaagagaaatgaactcGCATATCGCAGTGATAGTAATGCAAGACACTTTATCATACCACGTAGGTGAAGGGCAGGAGGAAGCCAGCCACGTCACTCTGCATCGTGGGTCTGATCATGAGGATGGCCATGTTGACACTATGGAAGGGGTAGGAGAAGTCACACACCTGCTCCCGCTGGTGCGTCACCCCGAAAGGCCCAAGCGACGCCTCCACCTcctgaacacaaacacacgctaGCATACTGTTCCCTACGAGAGCGGGTTTACATGCATTAGAGAGACATGAGCTAAGAATAGGGCTAAGCAAGGCATTTAGTAAGCGTAAGGGATAATAGAAGATAAAGTGTTTGAATGTAATAGTGGCACAGCTTGGTGTTGATGGGCAGTGGAGTATCTATGCAGATTTACATGCATTAGAGAGACATCGGCTAAAAATGGTGCTGAACAAGGTATTAAGGAAGCGTAAAGAGTGATAGAGGATTAAGTGTTATGAATGTAATAGTGGAATTGCTTGGTGTTGTTGGAGAATCTGGTCAGAACAGCagacgagagaaggaaatgCAAGTTCACCGACGCCACCGGACAGTCACCTCTGGCAAGGTAAAGGAGTCTTAAAAAGGAGGTGTAGAAAACAGCCTTAATTGGTGAAAAGATTAGAACGACAAATAATGGATTCAAatcttaaagaaagaaaaacagataaataacatatagaaagatgagaaaaatgtcCTCTCAAACGGGTAGTAGATGACAGCAGGATGGTTAGTGATGAGTATTTGGGGCAGcgagattagacaaatttgtgGTAAGGAATGATAGATGAATATATATGTATGCTTTATATAAGGATCGCCATGTATAGGCCTCCATGGCTTCTTATACGCTTCATTTTATTGATAAGTTTTGAGATTCCTATCAGTCTGACAGAAttaatgttttgattttttttatccagagcAGCTATTGAtcaggctttgtgtgtgtgtgtgtgtgtgtgtgtgtgtgtgtgtggctttgggTCGCACGTACAAGTGATAGAATGTCGCTTGCCTCTTGGAACGGCGTACtcaaggatatatatatttttcattgagGCAAATGAGATCATAGCGACTAAACTTTTCATTGTTATCAGATCCAAACCAATATtagacatttatttttattacatagCTACTTCAGGACATTAATGGATGCATATTTGAAAACCCATGCTTtttaatcccattttctttcttgtaggtaattgtaaatattttgtacttgtttttgttatgaagtcgcatatcacagtgaaagggttaaagactgttaatggttttctttttaagtgtttaaccctttcacagctgTGGTCGCCTTTAGGTAAAATTGAGAGCAGATTAGGAGTATAATTAGCATGGGcgtatggagaaaagaaagaataagaggttcattttctattttctgtgcTATAAGATTAATTCATATACTCTAGTACAAAATATATGTCTGAAAAATGCTGAGggattatggaaaaaaagggttagcactgaaagggttaagtgttCCTTGCTTGAGTGGGGGAATGTCTGCAGGCTTCAGTGTGTGTCTTTGTGCTTCAAGTGGTTATTCTCGACCCACCTGCCGCTGTAAGAGTCCCAGCAGTCCATTCCACGTGCCGTTAGCGTCCGGAGCGCCCCAGACTCCATCCGGCGTTGTCACCAGCTTGTATCTAACGGGGAGAACAGCACCATACCAGGACAGTttctaggtctctctctctctctctctctctctctctctctctctctctctctctcatagaaataaaagattaaGTAATTCTAAGCCggaaatattttgtttatttatttattcattttatttatggtATTTTTAACGCCATGGTTGACAATTTACAGGACAATCAATTATGAAATATCgtgtaatatgtttttttttttttttttaacatgtagTGCTGTAAAATCAAACAACTAAGGATCTAAGGCCCTGCTGTTTGAAATCCCCTTGTAAAACCCttgtaaaaaaaacacgctCTGACTTACTCGAACCCAAGACGGCTTGCAAGAATAAACAGAAGATTCGCCATGGGTCCTGCAATGCTGAGGGAGGTGTTTGCTTGCGTCACCTTCGTCCACGGCACCCACtgcggagggagagagcgaaGAGGTTgtgtagagggaaggaaaatcagGGAGAAGATGGAGCGGAGCGAAGACAAGTAGGGAAAGAtagtgaagagggaggaaaagtagggaaaaaaataacgtggTACAGAAAGAATGCGaacaggaaaagatgaggaagatggaggatgaacagagggaaaaaatatgtagaaagaATGCAAgtaggaaaaggatgaaggacaAGGCGAAGGACAACCAAGAAGAAATTGACGAGGGAAGACAAGTAGGAAAATAAGCACGGAAGAGAACTGATAagcacagaagaaagaggaataaaaataagaaagatagaagccataaacacgaaataaaaaataaaaggatggaagaaagagggaaagaactgCACAAGAAGTGAAGGCAGAGAAGTAGAAGGGAGAGTAGTAAGAACAGAACTAAGAGGAATATATGTAGAAATTTAAGAGGAAGACAACTAAGAAGAATGAACGtaagtaaagaggaaagaagtagaGAGGAACAAAgtaacagggaaggaaaaaggagctAAGAGGAACAGATCTGAGAATAAAAGTAACTAGGagcaaaacagaagaaaattaagaacatcAAAAGGAAAAACTCAAGCAAGAGAgacaaagcaaagaaagaaaaacaaatagataaacaggaaaataaataaataagcaaatatatAATCTAAAAAACAGAATTAAACAAATGAAGATAAACATATAAACATAAGGTCGGTATTTCACGTGTCTCTTTTACTGTAATCGTTGAGGTTGGTGTTATTACCTCAGCGACAGCCACGCGGAGTGAAGGTGAGGTCGTCGAAGTCATCATGTAGCTCCTCCCGGGTCGTCGTTCCCTGAGTGTTCGTTTCCCTGTCTGCTGGGGTTGTTGGAAGGTTTTGCTGTACATGTAAGGATTTCGTGTGTCAGTTACTGGATCTTTATGGGTGTTTGTGTGAAATTTTCGCATAGTtcatgggaagaagaagaagaaaatgatgatgaagaaaaagaagaaaaagaagatgaagaagatggagaagaaaaagaagaccgacgaagaagaagaagacgaaatagaaggagaggaagaagaagaagacgaaatagaaggagaggaaaaataataataataataagaagaagaagaacacggacgaagaagacgaaaaaagaaggacaggaagaagaagaagaagaagaagaagaagaagaagaagaagaagaagaagaagaagaagaagaagaagaagaagaaggaaacaaaacaactggTCTGTTAATATTGGTGAAATGcaggaattttatttatttatttatttacttgttttcatttatttatttatttatttatttatttatttattatttttactctatAAGAGCTTGTGTCTTAGCATGTATTGACTTCTCTCCCTGTGTTatagtaatgaaaagaaaagtgttatTGTTATCAGTTCATTGCAAtgctcttctttattttgtatgttattttttattgaatgTTTATTGAGACGATTTTTTGACAATTGGTTTTCGCGCATTAGATTACAAAAAGACTTTATTCATGGCTGGCAAACACGTGACTGTGGAATTAGATACTATTATTTCTATGGTGACTTTGTAAAATGATTCTTTAACTAGATTACCTAACTTTTTCTTGTTTCGTGTCATCGTTATTttgctaattaaaaaaaaaaaaatacggaaacGAAACCgatgattaaaagaaaaatgaatggtGTTAATCATTCTATTACCAGgatgtgaatgagagagagagagagagagagagagagagagagagagagagagagagagagagagagagagagagagagagagagagagagagagagagagagagagagagagacagagtttTTATCAAGGCAGTCCAGGTAGGTTaacaagaagcagaataaaGTGGCTGGGCAGTGAAGTAAATGTTTCCCTGCACAAACACTACCGCCTTCACTCACTGCCTCACAATTTTCCAGAGATTTTGTGTTCGAATTGATACGCAGAGGGAAAGTTGGGAAGTGTGTGTCTCTGCACCGCTTCTCGACAAGTTTTTAATAGCATGTACTTGGAATTCTTGCGGTTTTCgagagtgttttcatggtgtAATTCCAGAGATAGTTTAAGAAGCTCTAGCGGGTCTGCTGggagttttcaagtgtttccatgattctggtgattgtTTAACAGCTCTAGTTGAGGTT is a genomic window containing:
- the LOC135088915 gene encoding glutamate receptor 1-like, giving the protein MVVVVAAPQVWLLTLVSLVAMVVVMARVATAEASLYNTRNSNIMAKAAIWGLKAFTQEGSEWLPPHDAGRVLVTTWLLASLVFMSSYSGILTAMLTVPRVTIPIDSLADLVAQNDLPWRLEAGSMMFQYFQVSDGGWDIINTKRCTAYLVNKLNTAQQFPLFKALLGRER
- the LOC135088914 gene encoding probable glutamate receptor, with protein sequence MRKFHTNTHKDPVTDTRNPYMYSKTFQQPQQTGKRTLRERRPGRSYMMTSTTSPSLRVAVAEWVPWTKVTQANTSLSIAGPMANLLFILASRLGFEYKLVTTPDGVWGAPDANGTWNGLLGLLQRQEVEASLGPFGVTHQREQVCDFSYPFHSVNMAILMIRPTMQSDVAGFLLPFTYVV